The Hippea jasoniae genome includes a window with the following:
- a CDS encoding TPM domain-containing protein, whose protein sequence is MLLFVAIAAIAYEIPQPVGFVNDFASVLKPQTRKKLEILLRELEQKTSVEFSIVTIKKLPPDSDIFDYSVDMFQKWGIGKKGKDNGVLFLVDIGDRKLRIDTGYGMEGILPDGLLGRIRDNYILPYFKKGEYDKGIFNGTMAIAKIIADAYHVKLTGYLKPKKVKSGGLDSIDIFLLIAVLFFLAPTILPFILVGGRGSYRSDWDNTFGGGFGGGMGGGFGGFGGGTTGGGGVGGSW, encoded by the coding sequence TTGTTATTGTTTGTTGCTATAGCTGCAATTGCTTACGAAATTCCACAGCCTGTTGGTTTTGTAAATGATTTTGCTTCTGTTTTAAAGCCGCAGACCAGAAAGAAGCTTGAGATTTTATTAAGGGAGCTTGAGCAGAAAACATCGGTTGAATTTAGCATTGTGACAATAAAAAAACTGCCGCCTGATAGTGATATATTTGACTATTCTGTTGACATGTTTCAAAAGTGGGGAATTGGCAAGAAAGGTAAGGATAACGGTGTTTTGTTTCTTGTTGATATAGGCGATAGAAAACTAAGAATTGATACAGGCTATGGGATGGAGGGGATCTTGCCTGATGGATTGCTTGGCAGGATCAGGGATAACTATATTTTGCCCTATTTTAAAAAGGGTGAGTATGATAAGGGGATTTTTAATGGCACGATGGCAATTGCAAAGATTATTGCCGATGCCTATCATGTTAAGTTAACCGGTTATCTAAAACCCAAAAAAGTAAAAAGCGGAGGTTTAGATAGTATTGATATTTTTCTATTGATAGCCGTTTTATTTTTTCTTGCACCAACGATTTTACCGTTTATACTTGTTGGTGGCAGGGGTAGCTACAGAAGCGATTGGGATAACACCTTTGGCGGTGGCTTCGGTGGTGGAATGGGTGGCGGATTTGGTGGTTTTGGTGGAGGCACAACAGGAGGAGGAGGCGTTGGTGGTAGCTGGTAG
- a CDS encoding LemA family protein has protein sequence MKGVLAAISVLLFLVIVVGVYYYSTYNKLIRLQEEVEAAWSDVDIQLKRRADLIPNLVNVVKGYAQHEKEIFEYVAKARSQLINAKTPQEEIKASNNLEGAIGRLLLIVEQYPQLKANEEFTRLMDNLEGTENRIAVARKRYNDIVKIYNATIRSIPANIIADRMGLKPYPYFKVQPAQTKPPKVNFGNSTSMIGSFVCAG, from the coding sequence ATGAAAGGTGTGCTTGCCGCAATTTCCGTATTGCTGTTTTTGGTGATTGTTGTAGGGGTTTACTACTATTCGACCTATAATAAGCTTATAAGACTGCAGGAGGAGGTTGAAGCAGCCTGGAGCGATGTTGATATACAGCTGAAAAGAAGGGCTGATTTAATACCTAATTTGGTTAATGTTGTAAAGGGTTATGCCCAGCATGAGAAGGAGATCTTTGAGTATGTGGCAAAAGCCCGATCTCAACTAATCAATGCAAAAACGCCGCAGGAGGAAATCAAAGCCAGCAACAATTTAGAGGGTGCAATTGGCAGATTGTTGCTTATTGTTGAGCAATATCCGCAACTTAAAGCCAATGAGGAGTTTACAAGGCTAATGGATAATCTTGAGGGCACAGAGAATAGAATCGCTGTTGCAAGAAAGAGATATAACGATATTGTTAAAATTTACAACGCCACGATTCGCTCTATTCCTGCAAATATCATAGCTGACAGGATGGGCTTGAAACCGTATCCATATTTTAAAGTGCAACCAGCTCAAACCAAACCACCCAAGGTTAACTTTGGCAATAGCACATCGATGATAGGGAGTTTTGTATGCGCAGGCTGA
- a CDS encoding M16 family metallopeptidase — protein sequence MRRLIVVLLLIFFSVDAFAYNYNHFKLKNGLEVYLRKDSSLPIVNVTVIYRVGCVDEYNSITGISHMLEHMNFRGAKHHPDGYIDKLTTRYGGIDNAQTSFDYTIYFTTISKKALSDVLSFYADNMEHLNLEKSKFLKERSVVYQERLWRIDNNADGFLYFTLHNIAYKASPYRWTPIGFAYDIRHYTIDELRGYYRHYYAPDNAVLVVSGDIDIKKTIDEIKDIFGGLKPKKIVRHITKEPVQLGRRIAYITKPAKFKKIAMAFKIPPIYDKDTPVLDVISYILFDSKTALMYDQLVRKEHIFASIDGGNEGRIYDKGLFEIFGDISDKYSFKDAREAILKVLEKIKKGNFPNKLIVIAKQKAKMDYLLSNETLGSSNYNEAFYAAFGLLDYYKNYMKIIDKIDKAEIIKVANKYFIQTKETDVYLIPQKVKFNAALPAYRGSLR from the coding sequence ATGCGCAGGCTGATTGTAGTTTTGTTGCTTATTTTTTTCTCAGTCGATGCTTTTGCCTATAACTACAATCATTTTAAATTAAAAAACGGCCTTGAGGTTTATTTGAGAAAGGATAGTTCTCTGCCTATTGTCAATGTGACGGTTATCTACAGGGTTGGCTGCGTGGATGAGTATAACTCCATCACAGGGATTTCTCATATGCTTGAGCATATGAATTTTAGAGGGGCAAAACATCATCCTGATGGCTATATCGATAAACTTACGACACGATACGGCGGCATCGATAACGCCCAGACATCGTTTGATTATACGATTTATTTTACGACGATATCAAAGAAGGCTTTGAGTGATGTTTTAAGTTTTTATGCGGATAATATGGAGCATTTAAATCTTGAAAAGAGTAAGTTTTTGAAAGAGCGCAGCGTTGTTTATCAGGAGCGGCTCTGGCGTATAGACAATAACGCAGACGGCTTTTTGTATTTTACGCTTCACAACATCGCCTATAAAGCATCACCTTATAGATGGACACCTATCGGCTTTGCATACGATATAAGGCATTATACAATTGATGAGTTAAGAGGTTATTACAGGCACTACTATGCACCTGATAACGCTGTTTTGGTTGTTAGCGGTGATATAGATATCAAAAAAACTATTGATGAGATTAAAGATATTTTTGGGGGCTTAAAACCAAAGAAGATTGTGCGGCACATAACAAAAGAACCTGTGCAGCTTGGAAGAAGGATTGCATATATTACAAAACCAGCCAAATTTAAAAAAATTGCAATGGCTTTTAAGATTCCACCAATTTATGATAAAGATACACCTGTTTTAGATGTTATAAGCTATATCCTGTTTGATAGCAAAACAGCACTTATGTATGATCAACTTGTTAGAAAAGAGCATATTTTTGCTTCGATAGATGGTGGCAATGAAGGCAGGATTTACGATAAGGGTTTATTTGAGATTTTTGGTGATATATCGGATAAATACAGCTTCAAGGATGCAAGAGAGGCGATTTTGAAGGTTTTGGAGAAGATCAAAAAGGGCAATTTTCCAAATAAGCTTATAGTAATAGCAAAACAGAAGGCAAAGATGGATTATCTTTTATCAAACGAAACATTGGGCAGCAGTAATTACAACGAGGCGTTTTATGCTGCATTTGGTCTGTTGGATTATTATAAAAACTACATGAAGATTATAGATAAAATAGACAAAGCAGAGATTATAAAGGTGGCAAATAAGTATTTTATTCAAACAAAAGAAACCGATGTATATCTCATTCCGCAAAAGGTTAAATTTAATGCAGCTTTGCCAGCCTACAGGGGGAGTTTAAGATGA
- a CDS encoding M16 family metallopeptidase, giving the protein MRKIVFFLMLFFLIGFSAKAELIEGTLSNALTYRIYPKKGLPLVCVNIKIKAGSIFDKKSKFGEAYLTAKSLENCDTKHLSYDELKEKFDEAGIVSGISVSKGFITISAVVEKSKLDRMMCLLSEILKSRFDKKNFEEVKTEAINSKKALLNDKDYLAIHAAFVGLIRQKSISHSSIGTIEGLKATTAKDAKAFADKFFRSNNMVISVSGDVDKNIVDKIRLYFSFLKPAKNIVTFEKTQFNDSSVVKDIVKPTKQSYIYIAFPSVGCCKKEYYVAKILSYLLAGNLDAFLPHDIRTLHGYAYSVFAFNYPLPDGGVFVIGLQTQNKFTLDAIDRIFKDIKAFDKYITPKKVETAKEFFINSKYISLQTPQSIAAALSDSYMRGVKDLPWIYATKMINSVSYQDVRDFAKKLFKQHVSIGIVSKKDYSDKIKAILKKYGYR; this is encoded by the coding sequence ATGAGAAAAATCGTATTTTTTTTGATGCTATTTTTCTTGATCGGGTTTAGTGCAAAAGCTGAACTTATTGAAGGAACATTAAGCAACGCTTTAACATACCGCATCTATCCAAAAAAGGGTTTGCCGCTTGTTTGTGTGAACATAAAGATTAAGGCTGGTAGCATCTTTGATAAAAAAAGCAAATTTGGTGAGGCTTATCTTACAGCAAAATCACTTGAAAATTGCGATACAAAGCATTTGAGTTATGATGAGTTAAAAGAAAAGTTTGATGAGGCGGGCATTGTCAGTGGAATATCTGTTTCAAAGGGGTTTATAACGATTTCTGCTGTGGTAGAGAAAAGTAAACTCGACAGGATGATGTGTCTTTTGAGTGAAATATTAAAATCGCGTTTTGATAAGAAGAATTTTGAAGAGGTAAAAACAGAGGCGATCAATAGCAAAAAGGCATTGCTTAACGATAAGGATTACCTTGCAATTCATGCAGCTTTTGTAGGGCTGATAAGACAAAAAAGCATATCTCACAGCTCCATTGGCACTATTGAGGGTTTGAAAGCAACGACTGCTAAAGATGCTAAAGCTTTTGCAGATAAATTTTTCAGATCCAACAATATGGTGATTTCTGTCAGTGGAGATGTAGATAAAAATATTGTTGATAAGATACGACTTTACTTTTCCTTTTTGAAGCCTGCAAAAAATATTGTTACATTTGAAAAAACCCAATTTAACGATAGCTCAGTGGTTAAAGATATTGTAAAACCAACCAAGCAGAGCTACATATACATAGCGTTTCCTTCTGTGGGTTGCTGCAAAAAAGAGTATTATGTGGCAAAGATTCTTTCGTATCTGCTTGCAGGAAATTTAGATGCCTTCTTGCCGCATGACATCAGAACACTTCATGGCTACGCATACTCTGTTTTTGCTTTTAACTATCCATTACCGGATGGTGGTGTGTTTGTTATAGGACTGCAAACACAAAATAAATTTACACTTGATGCAATAGATAGGATTTTTAAGGATATAAAAGCCTTTGATAAATATATAACGCCCAAAAAGGTTGAGACAGCAAAAGAGTTTTTTATAAACAGCAAGTATATTTCGCTTCAGACCCCTCAATCTATTGCAGCAGCACTGTCTGATTCATATATGAGAGGCGTTAAAGATCTGCCGTGGATTTATGCAACAAAAATGATAAATAGTGTTAGCTATCAGGATGTTAGGGATTTTGCAAAAAAACTTTTTAAACAGCATGTCAGTATAGGTATTGTTTCTAAAAAGGATTATTCAGATAAAATCAAAGCTATTTTGAAAAAATATGGCTATAGATAA
- a CDS encoding tyrosine-type recombinase/integrase yields the protein MAIDKLVDEFIFHLKLKGLSKNTIASYMADLKEFAVFFSDMDFNKVNISGFVDELFLKDYKPATINRKLSSIRSFLKFLLKEGKIDFEVELKNIRHNRKPPYYIPFEVIASVCDSKRDGLIIELMYACGLRISEVVSLRVKDIIFDAGFIKVKGKGGKERFVPVALKTLEKLKSYILNERSRYKGALETDFLFISNRGRPFSRQGIWKIVKRKFRQKGYDIHPHQLRHMFATHLIENGANLRAVQEMLGHSSITTTQIYTQITDKAMEDAFRKFKVLE from the coding sequence ATGGCTATAGATAAGCTTGTTGATGAGTTTATCTTTCATTTAAAGCTAAAGGGTTTAAGCAAAAACACAATAGCCTCATATATGGCAGACTTAAAGGAGTTTGCTGTCTTTTTTAGCGATATGGATTTTAATAAGGTAAATATCAGTGGTTTTGTGGATGAGCTTTTTTTGAAGGATTACAAACCTGCAACGATAAACAGAAAGCTTTCATCTATCCGCTCTTTCTTGAAGTTTTTGCTAAAAGAGGGCAAAATCGATTTTGAGGTTGAATTAAAAAATATCAGGCACAACAGAAAACCGCCTTATTACATACCCTTTGAGGTTATTGCATCTGTTTGTGATTCAAAAAGGGATGGTTTGATAATAGAGCTTATGTATGCCTGTGGTTTGCGAATTTCTGAGGTTGTATCACTGAGGGTGAAGGATATAATATTTGATGCAGGTTTTATAAAGGTTAAGGGAAAAGGTGGCAAGGAGAGATTTGTGCCGGTGGCTTTAAAAACACTGGAAAAGCTGAAAAGCTATATTTTAAATGAGAGATCCCGTTATAAAGGCGCTTTAGAAACTGACTTTCTGTTTATCTCAAACAGGGGCAGACCTTTTAGCAGGCAAGGGATCTGGAAGATAGTAAAAAGGAAATTCAGGCAGAAAGGCTATGATATCCATCCACACCAATTAAGACATATGTTTGCCACGCATTTGATTGAAAACGGTGCAAACCTAAGAGCCGTGCAGGAGATGCTGGGGCACAGCTCAATTACGACCACCCAGATCTATACACAGATTACCGATAAAGCAATGGAGGATGCTTTCAGAAAATTTAAGGTTTTAGAATGA
- the ispD gene encoding 2-C-methyl-D-erythritol 4-phosphate cytidylyltransferase, whose amino-acid sequence MNIGSVIVAAGSGNRFGAKKQFAKIKDDRIVLDYSVELLKGFGDVVVVVKEEDVEFVKNRYGDGVGVTRGGKERMDSVYNGINALKSEYVLIHDAARPLIDKAIVQRLIDALKDYEAVICAYPVFETIKHVENGFALYSLDRSRIFISQTPQGFLRKKLIEAMEEATKKGEYYSDEAGLWEKYFGSVRVVEGKRTNIKITTKEDIEIVRCLLG is encoded by the coding sequence ATGAATATCGGTAGTGTTATTGTTGCTGCAGGCAGTGGCAATAGATTTGGTGCAAAAAAACAGTTTGCTAAAATTAAGGATGATAGAATTGTGCTTGATTATAGCGTTGAATTATTAAAAGGGTTTGGCGATGTGGTTGTTGTGGTTAAAGAAGAGGATGTTGAGTTTGTAAAAAACAGATACGGCGATGGTGTTGGAGTGACAAGAGGCGGAAAAGAGAGAATGGATTCTGTTTATAACGGTATAAATGCTTTAAAAAGCGAGTATGTTTTAATTCATGATGCAGCAAGACCCCTGATAGATAAAGCCATTGTGCAGAGACTGATAGATGCTTTAAAAGATTATGAGGCTGTTATTTGCGCCTATCCTGTTTTTGAAACAATAAAGCATGTGGAAAACGGCTTTGCGTTGTATAGCCTTGACAGAAGCAGGATTTTTATCTCCCAGACGCCTCAGGGTTTTTTAAGAAAAAAGCTTATAGAGGCTATGGAAGAGGCTACTAAAAAGGGTGAGTATTATTCAGATGAGGCTGGATTGTGGGAAAAATATTTCGGCTCCGTAAGGGTAGTGGAAGGTAAAAGAACAAATATTAAAATTACTACAAAAGAGGATATAGAAATAGTCAGATGTCTTTTAGGGTAG
- the ispF gene encoding 2-C-methyl-D-erythritol 2,4-cyclodiphosphate synthase: MSFRVGFGYDVHRFSEGYPLILGGVCIDYEYGLIGHSDADCLVHAICDALIGALGMGDIGELFPDSDPKYKGIKSLFFLKRIKEAIEEAGFFVENIDATVVLQKPKISPYKKAMEKNIANALEIDSNRVNVKATTTELLGFEGRGEGVSAYAVVLLEDGYERVW; this comes from the coding sequence ATGTCTTTTAGGGTAGGCTTTGGATACGATGTGCATAGGTTTTCTGAAGGATATCCGTTGATTTTGGGTGGTGTATGTATCGATTATGAATACGGCTTAATCGGGCATTCGGATGCAGATTGCCTTGTTCATGCTATATGTGATGCCTTAATTGGAGCTTTGGGAATGGGCGATATTGGTGAGCTTTTTCCCGATTCAGACCCAAAGTATAAAGGTATAAAGAGTTTATTTTTTCTAAAAAGGATAAAAGAAGCTATAGAGGAGGCTGGTTTTTTTGTGGAAAATATTGATGCTACTGTTGTTTTGCAAAAACCCAAAATTTCACCTTACAAAAAGGCCATGGAAAAAAATATAGCAAATGCATTAGAAATAGATTCAAATAGGGTTAATGTAAAGGCCACTACTACAGAATTGCTGGGTTTTGAAGGAAGGGGTGAAGGTGTTAGTGCCTATGCAGTTGTGTTGTTGGAGGACGGTTATGAGCGAGTTTGGTAG
- a CDS encoding DUF2905 domain-containing protein has product MSEFGRMLIIIGVLFIVMGLVVAYLPQITKLPFGKLPGDIVIKRGNFTFYFPLATSIILSIILTVIFYLLGRR; this is encoded by the coding sequence ATGAGCGAGTTTGGTAGGATGTTGATAATTATAGGTGTTTTATTTATCGTTATGGGGCTTGTTGTAGCCTATCTTCCGCAGATAACGAAACTCCCTTTTGGCAAGTTGCCCGGTGATATTGTCATAAAAAGAGGAAACTTCACATTTTACTTTCCACTTGCAACAAGCATTATTTTAAGTATAATCCTAACGGTTATTTTTTATTTACTTGGAAGAAGGTAA
- the yajC gene encoding preprotein translocase subunit YajC, with protein MFDLIPAAYAAGSPHQPGMIAQIVPLLLIIVVFYVFLILPQQKQRKKHKEFIESLKRGDKIITSSGIYGTIVKVNEDNFVIEIADGVNIKISKNSVMSKQ; from the coding sequence ATGTTTGATCTAATTCCAGCTGCATATGCTGCAGGCAGTCCACATCAGCCAGGCATGATTGCACAGATTGTTCCACTGCTACTAATTATCGTTGTTTTTTATGTGTTTTTGATTCTGCCCCAGCAAAAACAGAGAAAAAAGCATAAGGAGTTTATAGAATCGCTTAAAAGGGGAGATAAGATTATCACCTCAAGTGGCATTTATGGCACTATTGTAAAGGTTAATGAGGATAATTTTGTTATAGAAATAGCAGATGGAGTTAACATAAAAATTTCAAAAAATAGTGTAATGTCAAAACAGTAG
- the secD gene encoding protein translocase subunit SecD → MKTSTWIKLVIVLIIVAIFGAYTLPTIVGKKNAKYISELFGNLLPTDTINLGLDLKGGMHLVLGVETDKAVFAKVSMAANNLQQALTNAKIAADQVIPGSDGSIRIHLVDSKDLQRAINLIMSNLPNYQIVSDNNPIVIKLKQKIVQKIKEEAVQQAISVIRNRVNQFGVTEPTVVRAGEDHIVVDLPGIKNANRAVRLLGETARLELHLVDDSVSVADALNGNLPPDDEILYEIKRDPTTGEVTKIPFVVKKEPVITGDMITNASVRFGGTLNQPYVAFELNSEGARIFAKFTATHIGKRLAIVLDNVIYSAPVIQSRIGGGRGQITGNFTLEEAHDLALVLRSGSLPAPVKILQKVTIGPSLGKISIEKGKKAMIFGALAVIIFMIFYYRLSGLLADVAMALNIVIIFGAMVMLNATLTLPGLAGIALTVGMAVDANVLIYERIREELLIGRSVHDAVNTGYDRAFITILDANITTLIIALILYQFGSGPVKGFAITMAIGLLANIFTAVTFTKTVFDIVLYKFRPQKLSI, encoded by the coding sequence ATGAAAACTTCTACTTGGATTAAACTTGTTATTGTATTAATCATCGTTGCAATATTTGGCGCATACACGCTGCCTACAATTGTTGGCAAGAAGAATGCAAAATATATCTCTGAGCTGTTTGGCAATCTTTTGCCCACAGATACAATCAATTTAGGACTGGATCTTAAAGGTGGAATGCATCTTGTTCTGGGTGTTGAAACTGATAAGGCTGTTTTTGCAAAGGTTTCAATGGCGGCAAACAATCTTCAGCAGGCTTTAACAAACGCAAAAATTGCAGCTGATCAGGTGATACCGGGCAGTGATGGCAGCATAAGGATTCATCTTGTCGATAGCAAAGACTTACAAAGAGCCATCAACCTTATTATGTCAAATCTCCCCAATTATCAGATTGTGTCTGATAACAATCCTATAGTAATTAAACTCAAACAGAAGATTGTTCAAAAAATAAAAGAGGAAGCTGTTCAGCAGGCTATAAGTGTAATCAGAAACAGGGTAAATCAGTTTGGTGTGACAGAACCTACAGTTGTTAGAGCTGGAGAGGATCATATAGTCGTCGATCTACCAGGTATTAAAAACGCCAACAGGGCGGTAAGATTACTTGGTGAAACAGCACGGCTTGAATTGCACCTTGTTGATGACTCTGTCAGTGTTGCAGATGCGTTAAATGGCAATTTACCACCAGATGATGAAATTTTATATGAAATCAAAAGGGATCCAACCACTGGAGAAGTCACAAAAATACCGTTTGTAGTAAAAAAGGAGCCTGTTATTACAGGTGATATGATAACAAACGCCTCTGTGAGATTTGGTGGCACACTCAATCAGCCCTATGTGGCATTTGAGCTCAATTCTGAAGGTGCCAGGATATTTGCTAAATTTACAGCAACCCATATAGGTAAGAGATTGGCTATTGTGCTTGATAATGTTATCTATTCAGCACCTGTAATTCAAAGTAGAATAGGTGGCGGTAGGGGTCAGATTACTGGTAATTTTACACTTGAAGAAGCGCACGATTTAGCACTTGTTCTAAGAAGTGGGTCATTGCCAGCCCCCGTTAAAATTTTACAGAAAGTTACAATCGGGCCATCGTTGGGTAAGATATCGATAGAAAAGGGCAAAAAGGCAATGATTTTTGGAGCTCTGGCAGTAATTATCTTTATGATTTTTTACTACAGGTTATCGGGTTTGCTTGCCGATGTTGCAATGGCGTTAAATATTGTGATTATCTTTGGAGCTATGGTTATGCTTAATGCAACATTAACCTTGCCAGGCCTTGCAGGTATTGCTTTAACGGTGGGAATGGCCGTTGATGCCAATGTGCTTATTTATGAGAGGATCAGGGAAGAGCTGTTGATCGGCCGCAGTGTGCATGATGCTGTAAACACAGGATACGATAGGGCGTTTATTACGATTCTTGATGCAAATATTACTACATTGATTATAGCCTTGATTTTGTATCAGTTTGGCTCAGGACCGGTTAAGGGTTTTGCAATTACGATGGCAATAGGATTACTTGCCAATATCTTTACAGCCGTAACATTTACCAAGACTGTATTTGATATTGTGCTTTATAAATTCAGACCACAAAAGTTAAGTATTTAG
- the secF gene encoding protein translocase subunit SecF → MIQIVKPNIFIDFVSKFKVAAALSLLLIIIGIGNLVIKGPKFGIEFKGGTSIQLAFDKPIQITKLRDAIKDSKIFKDSKIQNIGSSNKRFIIYTKVSTSSTTSSIEAVLKKLLDPVFGSHYKILEVDMVGPKIGKEFRDKGIIAIVLSLLAILIYITIRFQYRFAVGAIVALIHDVLITVGFLSLFGYEFTLDVVAAILTIVGYSVNDTIVIFDRIREKVRQNRNLSNEEAINRGISETLSRTVLTAGTTLFVVISLFLFGGHALKGMSFALLVGIISGTYSSIFIASPILLLFKGKLMPEKKEVESTEAFKKRIEQEVRF, encoded by the coding sequence ATGATTCAGATTGTCAAACCAAATATTTTCATAGATTTTGTTTCAAAATTTAAGGTAGCTGCGGCACTATCGCTTTTGCTTATCATTATAGGCATTGGAAATTTGGTTATTAAAGGCCCTAAGTTTGGAATAGAGTTTAAAGGAGGCACATCTATTCAGCTTGCCTTTGATAAACCCATCCAGATAACAAAACTAAGAGATGCCATTAAGGATTCAAAGATATTTAAAGATTCAAAGATTCAAAATATTGGATCGTCCAATAAGAGGTTTATTATCTATACCAAGGTCTCAACATCATCCACCACATCAAGCATCGAGGCTGTATTAAAAAAGCTTTTAGATCCCGTATTTGGAAGTCATTATAAAATTTTGGAAGTGGATATGGTTGGCCCAAAGATTGGCAAGGAGTTCAGGGATAAGGGAATTATAGCTATTGTTTTATCGCTGCTTGCTATCTTGATCTATATAACGATTAGATTTCAATACAGGTTTGCTGTGGGAGCCATAGTTGCTTTGATTCACGATGTTTTGATTACCGTTGGATTTTTATCGTTATTTGGATATGAGTTTACATTGGATGTTGTGGCGGCTATTCTTACTATAGTTGGTTATTCTGTAAACGATACAATTGTTATTTTTGATAGAATAAGGGAAAAAGTCAGACAGAACAGGAATCTATCCAACGAAGAAGCTATAAATAGAGGTATAAGTGAAACATTATCCAGAACCGTTTTAACAGCTGGCACTACGCTGTTTGTCGTTATTTCACTATTTCTGTTTGGTGGTCATGCGCTAAAGGGTATGTCTTTTGCTCTGCTTGTGGGTATAATTTCTGGAACTTACTCCTCGATTTTTATTGCATCTCCAATCCTGCTTCTGTTTAAGGGCAAACTGATGCCTGAGAAAAAAGAAGTGGAATCAACAGAGGCATTCAAAAAGAGAATTGAGCAGGAAGTGAGATTTTAG